One stretch of Arachis duranensis cultivar V14167 chromosome 1, aradu.V14167.gnm2.J7QH, whole genome shotgun sequence DNA includes these proteins:
- the LOC107483503 gene encoding serine/threonine-protein kinase BSK2, producing the protein MGCLHSKTAHLQSPEDPPTDLPDPNKPDPGDGVGGDDGEESEVPAFKEYSLSELRRATNEFNAKNIVSESGEKAPNVVYKGKLENNRFVAVKRFSKLSWPDAQQFMVEAAGVGKVRHKRLVNLIGCCAEGDERLLVAEFMPNDTLSKHLFHWDKQPLPWEMRVRVAYHVAQALDHCSNENRKIYHDLNAYRILFDEDGDPRLSSFGLMKNSRDGKSYSTNLAYTPPEFLRTGRIIPESVIYSYGTVLLDLLSGKHIPPSHALDLIRGKNVLMLMDSSLEGQYANDDATKLVELASKCLQFEARERPDINFLLTAVTPLQKQKEVASHVLMGLTVNNTPVLPTILSPLGKACARMDLTAVHDILLKTGYKDEEGAENELSFQEWTQQVQDILNTKKFGDIAFRDKDFKNAIEYYSKLVVMMSVPSATVFARRSFSYLMNDQAELALRDAMQAQVCICDWPTAFYLQALALSKLGMDTDAQDMLNDGAAFEAKRSNSWRG; encoded by the exons ATGGGGTGTTTACATTCAAAAACCGCTCATCTTCAATCTCCTGAAGACCCTCCCACTGACTTACCAGACCCCAACAAGCCCGATCCAG GTGATGGGGTTGGTGGTGATGATGGTGAAGAGAGTGAGGTTCCGGCATTCAAAGAGTATAGTTTAAGTGAACTGAGAAGGGCGACAAATGAGTTCAACGCAAAGAACATAGTTTCAGAGAGTGGAGAGAAAGCTCCGAACGTTGTGTACAAAGGGAAGCTTGAGAACAATCGCTTCGTTGCTGTTAAGCGTTTCTCCAAACTTTCTTGGCCTGATGCTCAGCAGTTCATG GTAGAGGCTGCTGGAGTTGGGAAAGTGAGGCACAAGAGACTGGTGAATCTAATTGGCTGTTGCGCCGAAGGAGATGAGCGGCTCTTGGTAGCCGAGTTTATGCCAAATGATACTTTGTCAAAGCATCTCTTTCATT GGGATAAGCAACCGTTACCATGGGAAATGCGTGTTAGAGTTGCATACCATGTTGCTCAGGCATTGGATCATTGTAGCAACGAAAACCGGAAAATATATCATGATCTGAATGCCTATAGGATTCTCTTCGATGAG GATGGTGATCCCCGTTTATCTAGTTTTGGGCTTATGAAAAATAGTCGAGATGGAAAAAGCTACAGTACTAACTTAGCATATACCCCACCTGAATTTTTGCGAACAG GTAGGATAATCCCTGAGAGTGTGATTTACAGTTATGGAACTGTTCTTCTGGATCTTTTGAGCGGCAAGCATATTCCTCCGAGCCAT GCACTAGACCTAATTAGAGGGAAAAATGTATTGATGTTGATGGACTCGTCCCTCGAAGGGCAATATGCAAATGATGATGCTACAAAGTTGGTTGAGCTTGCTTCAAAGTGTCTTCAGTTTGAGGCTAGAGAACGACCCGATATCAATTTTCTTCTTACTGCAGTTACACCCCTTCAGAAGCAGAAAGAG GTAGCATCACATGTGTTAATGGGCCTTACAGTGAATAATACACCGGTGCTTCCGACCATACTTTCTCCCCTCGGAAAGGCGTGTGCGAGAATGGATCTTACTGCGGTGCATGATATATTGTTAAAAACTGGTTATAAAGACGAAGAAGGTGCAGAAAATGAG CTTTCTTTCCAAGAGTGGACACAACAAGTGCAAGATATATTGAACACAAAAAAGTTTGGGGATATTGCATTTAGAGACAAGGACTTCAAAAATGCAATTGAGTATTATTCTAAG TTGGTGGTTATGATGTCGGTTCCTTCTGCAACCGTGTTTGCAAGGAGATCCTTCTCCTACTTAATGAACGATCAGGCGGAACTTGCGTTACGCGACGCCATGCAGGCGCAGGTATGCATATGTGATTGGCCAACTGCGTTCTACCTGCAGGCTCTGGCTCTCTCGAAGCTGGGAATGGACACAGATGCTCAGGACATGCTTAATGATGGAGCAGCCTTTGAAGCCAAGAGGTCTAACAGTTGGCGTGGCTAG